In Paraburkholderia bryophila, a single genomic region encodes these proteins:
- the paaI gene encoding hydroxyphenylacetyl-CoA thioesterase PaaI, translating to MSAQPSQTSQMTPDELARATAAAMYENDACSKALGLEILEVRPGYARLRMAVREDFLNGHQICHGGLIFTLADSTFAFACNTYNINTVAAGCSIEFLRPVHGGDVLTAEAVEQTLSGRTGIYDIRVTNRAEETVAMFRGKSAQIKGNLIPVGD from the coding sequence ATGTCCGCACAACCCAGTCAAACCAGCCAGATGACGCCAGACGAACTCGCCCGCGCAACCGCCGCCGCGATGTACGAAAACGACGCCTGCAGCAAGGCGCTCGGCCTCGAAATCCTGGAAGTCCGCCCCGGCTACGCGCGCCTGCGTATGGCTGTGCGCGAAGACTTTCTGAACGGTCATCAGATTTGTCACGGTGGCCTGATTTTCACGCTGGCCGATTCCACGTTCGCGTTCGCCTGCAATACGTACAACATCAATACGGTCGCAGCCGGTTGCTCGATCGAGTTCCTGCGTCCGGTGCATGGCGGCGACGTACTGACGGCGGAAGCCGTCGAACAGACGTTGAGCGGACGCACTGGCATCTACGACATTCGTGTCACGAATCGCGCTGAGGAAACCGTCGCGATGTTTCGCGGTAAATCGGCGCAGATTAAAGGCAACCTGATTCCCGTGGGCGATTGA
- the paaG gene encoding 2-(1,2-epoxy-1,2-dihydrophenyl)acetyl-CoA isomerase PaaG codes for MSYEAIRLDIDASSRVATITLNRPDKLNSFTRAMHQELSAALDQVEASTARALVLTGAGRGFCAGQDLADLDFTPGAMTDLGELIDTYFNPLIRRLQALPMPVIAAVNGTAAGAGANLALACDLVLAARSASFIQAFVKIGLVPDSGGTWFLPQRIGMARAIGLAMTGDKLGAEKAESWGLIWQAVDDAELAGAAAKLASQLAQQPTRAIAAIKQAMRAGATQTLDQQLDLERDLQRELGASHDYAEGVQAFVEKRAPLFEGR; via the coding sequence ATGTCGTATGAAGCGATTCGCCTGGATATAGATGCATCGAGCCGTGTAGCGACCATTACGCTGAACCGCCCGGACAAGCTGAACAGCTTCACGCGCGCAATGCATCAGGAATTGAGCGCCGCGCTCGACCAGGTCGAAGCGTCAACGGCCCGCGCCCTCGTGCTCACTGGTGCGGGGCGTGGCTTCTGCGCCGGCCAGGATCTCGCCGATCTCGACTTCACGCCAGGCGCCATGACCGATCTAGGCGAGTTGATCGACACGTATTTCAATCCGCTGATTCGCCGCCTGCAAGCGCTGCCAATGCCGGTGATCGCCGCAGTTAACGGTACGGCCGCCGGCGCCGGCGCGAACCTCGCGCTGGCCTGCGACCTCGTACTCGCAGCCCGTTCCGCGAGCTTCATCCAGGCGTTCGTGAAGATCGGTCTCGTGCCTGATTCCGGCGGCACGTGGTTCCTGCCGCAACGCATCGGCATGGCGCGCGCCATCGGGCTTGCCATGACCGGCGACAAACTCGGCGCGGAAAAAGCCGAGAGCTGGGGCTTGATCTGGCAAGCGGTCGACGACGCAGAACTCGCCGGCGCCGCCGCCAAACTCGCGAGCCAGCTCGCGCAGCAACCCACGCGCGCGATCGCCGCGATCAAACAGGCCATGCGGGCAGGCGCGACGCAAACCCTGGATCAGCAACTCGACCTCGAACGCGATCTGCAGCGTGAGCTCGGCGCTTCCCACGATTACGCGGAAGGCGTTCAGGCTTTCGTAGAAAAGCGTGCACCACTTTTTGAGGGCCGCTGA